One segment of Cotesia glomerata isolate CgM1 unplaced genomic scaffold, MPM_Cglom_v2.3 scaffold_33, whole genome shotgun sequence DNA contains the following:
- the LOC123274398 gene encoding uncharacterized protein LOC123274398, with amino-acid sequence MSDYYVVKFQVNKDPWDVAPKLWLTRNNGDDDDESDDDDDYDQCWWPNNYQWYKKSNQIIFNGSTKGWKLCDIVEVDNFQYGSLEEAEVRADTLNRRDLEDKRFNELKEQVAIMGNKNRIIDCNCNCNSYVIPKKLNEILSHSEKIKAMLVKIKQQADAKIVKPTLEKLLPIKSYKDLKTFETKFLEEDWISPALKELIGILTDGEKIHESVFRILETIFSRELAAQCTWDGNNGLKIKDLLVIKKIEVTLRGIAPEYNGLFQQDVITWFEKNRNSTLLPD; translated from the exons ATGTCAGATTACTACGTTgtaaaatttcaagtaaataaagaTCCATGGGATGTAGCACCTAAACTGTGGCTAACTCGGAATAATGGCGACGATGATGATGAAAgtgacgatgatgatgattatgaTCAATGTTGGTGGCCTAATAATTATCAATGGtacaaaaaatcaaatcaaatcatttttaatggcAGTACTAAAGGCTGGAAATTGTGTGACATTGTCGaagttgataattttcaatatg gTAGTTTAGAAGAAGCTGAAGTTAGAGCTGATACATTAAACCGTCGAGATTTGGAAGATa AACGGTTCAATGAGTTGAAGGAACAAGTCGCAATTATGGGGAATAAAAATAGGATTATagattgtaattgtaattgtaattccTATGTGATACCTAAAAAGCTCAATGAGATACTTAGTCATTCTGAGAAGATAAAAGCCATGcttgtgaaaattaaacaaCAAGCTGACGCTAAAATAGTAAAACCGACTTTAGAAAAGCTTTTGCCGATTAAAAGCTACaaagatttaaaaacatttgaaacaAAGTTTCTAGAAGAAGATTGGATATCTCCAGCACTG aaaGAACTCATCGGAATTTTAACTGATGgcgaaaaaattcatgaaagTGTCTTTAGAATCCttgaaactattttttctcGTGAGTTAGCAGCTCAGTGTACTTGGGACGGAAATAATGGACTGAAAATCAaagatttattagtaattaagaaaatagaag taacttTGAGAGGCATTGCTCCTGAGTATAATGGATTATTTCAACAAGATGTTATTACTTGGTTTGAAAAGAACAGAAACTCAACTCTGTTACctgattaa
- the LOC123274396 gene encoding muscle M-line assembly protein unc-89-like → MESKAKAALNRLKEIDKKYKHKKISSDSSKSSDEGKVLRPTLNIKLPNPYEEYIESNSDESEHVAVRVVDDTPKARSRQSSDKNSEDAVKSVKEGDAKDVEDSSSREEISEIIEDVSETIQEVTDKSFNGHFNLDDGVISAEDVGKNDSDEILTDKYSESFESIDSDASESRSIKVKKSTSVSESVEKKPSSLNNSSSNKSMESIASGKVSEKILSEVEIEKKLSSESVKLSEIVEDKDENKLSSLELIENNFRNDESKKTEEKSSSSKYKSSNTKRSSHNSSLEKSQKISETIQTVSDNKFTVPTTTGSDDYISESTKISSHKSSVKNNKKSSDSRQSVSDHEFIISKSEINDSSSEYIKSFSHKFIVKKSRKKTDVRQTVSDHEGYSSPKKKYPKNISSSSQNLEKKLIQSHYHFKQEQQRLNSAMINYIQKMEEEHQRLLTWPKNLICPSRVNNVKTVKPLEFPHISGFVRPDSKVNEDEDINMEILRNRLLDIRQWIKDQYLIYKEHYDLAESLNKTCTY, encoded by the exons atggagTCAAAAGCAAAAGCTGCATTGAATCGCttaaaagaaattgataaaaagtacaagcacaaaaaaatttctagtgaCAGTTCAAAAAGTAGCGATGAAGGTAAAGTGTTACGCCCgacattaaatattaagttaCCGAATCCTTATGAGGAGTATATTGAATCTAATTCGGATGAGAGTGAACATGTTGCTGTCAGAGTTGTTGATGACACGCCGAAAGCAAGATCTAGACAATCCAGTGATAAAAACTCTGAGGATGCTGTTAAATCAGTCAAGGAGGGTGATGCTAAAGACGTTGAAGATTCATCAAGCAGAGAAGAGATAAGTGAAATTATTGAAGATGTCAGCGAAACTATTCAGGAAGTCACTGATAAGTCTTTCAATGGTCATTTTAATCTGGATGATGGAGTGATTAGTGCTGAAGATGTTGGCAAAAATGATTCTGATGAAATTTTAACTGATAAATACTCTGAATCTTTTGAAAGTATTGATTCAGATGCATCTGAATCTCGGTCTATTAAAGTCAAGAAGAGTACCAGTGTGTCTGaaagtgtagaaaaaaaaccTAGTAGTTTGAATAATTCTAGTAGTAATAAAAGCATGGAGAGTATTGCATCTGGAAAAGTTTCTGAAAAGATACTGAGTGAAGTTGAAATTGAAAAGAAATTATCTTCAGAAAGTGTTAAGCTGTCTGAAATTGTTGAAGATaaagatgaaaataaattgtcaagtttagaattaatcgaaaataattttcgtaaTGATGAAAGTAAAAAGACTGAAGAAAAATCAAGTAGTTCTAAGTATAAAAGTAGTAATACTAAACGTTCTAGTCATAATTCTAGTCTTGAAAAGTCTCAGAAAATTTCTGAAACAATTCAAACCgttagtgataataaatttacggtACCAACAACGACTGGAAGTGATGATTATATTTCTGAATCAACTAAAATTTCTAGTCATAAGTCaagtgttaaaaataataaaaaaagttctgaTTCAAGACAATCAGTGAGTGatcatgaatttattatttcaaagtCTGAAATCAATGACTCTAGTTCAGAGTATATCAAGAGTTTTAgtcataaatttattgttaaaaagtcTAGAAAAAAGACTGATGTTAGACAAACTGTTAGTGATCATGAAGGATACTCatcaccgaaaaaaaaatatccaaaaaatatttcaagcaGTAGTCAGAATTTAGAGAAAAAACTTATACAAAGTCATTATCATTTTAAGCAAGAGCAGCAACGCTTGAACTCGGCgatgattaattatattcagaAGATGGAAGAAGAGCATCAGAGACTTCTAACGTGGCctaagaatttaatttgccCATCGAGAGTTAATAATGTCAAGACTGTGAAACCTTTAGAATTTCCTCATATTTCTGGATTTGTTCGACCTG actccAAGGTTAACGAAGACGAAGATATAAATATGGAAATACTAAGAAACCGATTATTGGACATTCGTCAATGGATAAAAGATcagtatttaatatataaagaacATTATGATTTAGCAGAATCTTTAAACAAGACTTGTacttattag
- the LOC123274413 gene encoding uncharacterized protein DDB_G0292186 — MPLSIKVNLRVTGHCNQGGRKYMEDMFSVAYQQTSDDKDLEYAFFGIFDGHGGGEAAKFAKDHLMDIIVKQKNFWSDKDEDVLRAIRDGYVNTHYAMWRELDKWPRTASGLPSTAGTTASIAFIRKGKIYIGHVGDSGIILGYQNEDDPQWKAKPLTKDHKPESGPEMTRIQESGGKVISKSGVPRVVWNRPRIGHKGPVRRSTHIDEIPFLAVARSLGDLWSYNSELDTFVVSPEPDVKVIKVDVKSYRCLIFGTDGLWNMLTPQAAVAIVQAAERHNEKHFIASQQTGNLFQGESQMWINPSKSLVDRALERWSSTRLRADNTSVVTLMIDPPGPSRCEVLMNRRQKEPVPSAPKMIPTPVPPHPCNPNFNNIDINKTHPPMANVNEPPNPIASSLNVQSNSTNEEFNQTLSPSSSSFGLNESLPSDYSFQENSDNNRESFVDNSRYDNDNNDTILSESSVKESTIMENIQVAEISSSDISSDDSQISSGENTVDENESVEENTDVASKSTQSINDRVSESTVNDSSIETTVTEEKISDKHEVENTDSQDYQLTRGNAFFGSWDSFNGNGSKLSRSVNSNLADLISSPTPIAEINSTEADCKKDQLDNPIPSPSLEKQPPDLSTSVNNDDKVENEINSAQQSPQLMPATSTSSSDDQKMLPPASLDSSRLKRRREIPLRPGSTRRTKEISYNKRRHSSTLDEADDSICSVPEAPNSKRRTRSEDRRCDVNGPTDENNPINQEQSQQQPLLNDRVRRWPGNSRRSEVSKIRNVNSPTTSYSPPTNTSTSNTREKITVSPTSFQRRSLEKKATPVKTIRRPSINGSSRVQMRGSFALRDWDQTKSNLGRRRGVRAGSCSSDRSKLNRVIT, encoded by the exons ATGCCGTTAAGCATCAAGGTTAATCTCCGGGTTACCGGGCACTGTAACCAGGGCGGTCGTAAATATATGGAGGACATGTTCAGTGTGGCATACCAACAAACTTCTGATGATAAAGACCTGGAGTACgcattttttggtatttttgaTGGCCACGGAGGAGGCGAAGCTGCTAAATTTGCCAAAGATCACTTGATGGATATTATTGtcaaacaaaaaaacttttggaGTGACAAGGATGAGGACGTCCTACGAGCTATTAGAGATGGATATGTTAATACACATTATGCTATGTGGCGAGAATTAg ATAAGTGGCCGAGAACTGCCTCAGGATTACCGTCAACAGCTGGTACAACTGCCAGTATAGCTTTTATACGCaaaggaaaaatttatataggaCATGTTGGAGATTCTGGAATAATCCTGGGCTATCAGAACGAAGATGATCCTCAGTGGAAAGCGAAACCACTTACAAAAGATCATAAACCGGAGAGCGGACCAGAGATGACAAGAATTCAAGAGTCTGGTGGAAAAGTCATCAGTAAATCAGGTGTACCGAGGGTCGTATGGAATAGGCCTAGAATTGGTCACAAAGGACCCGTACGAAGATCTACTCATATTGATGAAATTCCATTTTTAGCTGTTGCGCGATCTCTAG gtGATTTATGGAGCTACAATTCAGAATTAGATACTTTTGTTGTCTCTCCTGAGCCTGATGTCAAAGTTATTAAAGTAGATGTTAAATCATATAGGTGTCTTATCTTTGGCACTGATGGTCTTTGGAATATGCTGACACCTCAAGCCGCTGTGGCAATCGTTCAAGCTGCTGAAAGACACaatgaaaaacattttattgctTCACAACAAACCGGAAATCTTTTTCag GGAGAATCACAGATGTGGATAAATCCTTCCAAAAGTTTAGTTGATCGGGCTCTTGAAAGATGGTCATCAACACGTCTGCGAGCTGATAATACAAGTGTCGTTACATTGATGATAGATCCTCCTGGACCATCGCGCTGTGAAGTCCTGATGAACCGTCGCCAAAAAGAGCCTGTACCTTCAGCTCCAAAGATGATACCAACACCTGTACCGCCTCATCCGTGTAACCCGAATTTCAACAACATTGACATCAACAAAACCCACCCTCCGATGGCAAATGTTAATGAACCTCCAAATCCTATAGCAAGTTCGTTAAACGTACAAAGTAATTCTACAAATGAAGAGTTTAATCAAACTCTAAGTCCTTCATCTTCTTCATTTGGACTCAATGAAAGTTTACCTAGCGATTATAGTTTCCAAGAAAATAGTGATAATAATCGTGAATCGTTTGTTGACAATAGTAGATATGATAACGATAATAATGATACTATATTAAGTGAATCAAGTGTTAAAGAAAGTACAATTATGGAGAATATTCAAGTTGCTGAAATATCTTCTTCTGACATAAGTAGTGATGATAGCCAGATTTCATCTGGTGAAAATACTGTTGATGAAAATGAATCTGTTGAAGAAAATACTGATGTTGCATCAAAAAGTACTCAAAGTATCAACGATCGTGTAAGTGAATCAACTGTTAATGATTCTTCAATTGAAACTACTGTtacagaagaaaaaatatctgACAAGCATGAAGTAGAAAATACTGACAGTCAAGATTATCAGTTGACAAGAGGAAATGCATTTTTTGGCTCTTGGGATTCATTTAACGGCAATGGATCTAAACTAAGTCGCTCAGTCAACTCTAATTTAGCAGATTTAATTTCAAGCCCAACGCCAATAGCAGAAATCAATTCTACTGAAGCTGACTGCAAAAAAGACCAGCTCGACAATCCAATTCCTAGTCCGAGTCTCGAAAAACAACCACCTGATTTATCCACCAGTGTAAATAATGACGACAAagttgaaaatgaaataaattcagCTCAACAATCGCCTCAATTGATGCCAGCAACATCAACATCTAGCTCAGACGATCAAAAGATGTTACCTCCAGCTTCATTGGACTCTTCTAGATTAAAGCGACGTCGTGAAATACCGCTTAGACCGGGTTCAACGCGAAGAACTAAAGAAATAAGTTATAATAAACGTAGACACAGTTCTACGTTAGACGAAGCTGACGATTCTATTTGTTCCGTGCCAGAAGCGCCTAATTCGAAACGTCGTACGCGCTCAGAAGACAGACGGTGCGACGTAAATGGTCCAACTGACGAGAATAATCCAATAAATCAAGAGCAATCGCAACAGCAACCGCTGCTAAATGACAGAGTACGTCGTTGGCCTGGCAATTCACGTCGCTCAGAAGTctctaaaataagaaatgttaATTCTCCAACGACATCTTATTCACCACCAACAAACACCAGTACTTCTAACACTCGTGAAAAAATAACCGTATCACCGACATCATTCCAACGACGTAGCCTTGAAAAGAAAGCTACTCCGGTTAAAACGATAAGAAGACCCTCGATAAATGGTTCAAGTCGAGTTCAAATGAGAGGAAGCTTTGCACTGAGAGATTGGGATCAAACGAAATCAAATCTTGGCCGCCGACGTGGTGTTCGCGCTGGTAGCTGCTCGTCTGACAGATCTAAATTAAATCGTGTTATCACT
- the LOC123274397 gene encoding calreticulin translates to MRALVSVLAIAVIATVSAEVFFEERFSDDSWEKNWVYSEHPGKEFGKFKRTAGKFYHEELQDTGIQTTEDARFYALSKKFKPFTNKDKPLVVQFTVKHEQMIDCGGGYVKVFDCSLDQKDMHGETPYLLMFGPDICGPGTKKVHVIFNYKGKNLLIKKDIRCKDDVYTHLYTLIVKPDNTYEVLIDNEKVESGELEADWDFLPPKKIKDPNEKKPEDWDDRATIPDPEDTKPEDWDKPETIPDPEATKPEDWDDEMDGEWEPPMIDNPDFKGEWKPKQIDNPAFKGPWLHPEIDNPEYVKDEELYKKDEVCAIGFDLWQVKSGTIFDNVLITDEPEAASKFAEDVWKPNFEGEKKMKEAQDEAERKSMEAEKPEAPEEDDDEDDDDADDEDNTVPEVEEHDEL, encoded by the exons ATGCGAGCTCTCGTTTCTGTACTGGCAATTGCCGTAATTGCCACCGTGTCCGCTGAAGTTTTCTTCGAAGAAAGATTTTCAGATG ATTCATGGGAAAAGAACTGGGTATACTCAGAGCATCCCGGCAAAGAATTCGGAAAGTTCAAGCGGACTGCTGGAAAATTCTACCACGAAGAATTACAAGAcacag GTATCCAAACAACTGAAGATGCTAGGTTTTACGCTCTCAGCAAAAAGTTCAAGCCATTCACGAATAAGGACAAGCCATTGGTTGTCCAATTCACCGTCAAGCATGAACAGATGATCGATTGCGGTGGTGGCTACGTGAAAGTATTCGACTGTTCATTGGACCAGAAGGACATGCACGGAGAGACACCATACCTTCTTATGTTTGGACCTGACATTTGTGGACCTGGAACCAAGAAAGTTCACGTAATCTTTAACTACAAGGGAAAGAATCTGTTGATTAAGAAAGACATTCGTTGCAAGGACGACGTGTACACTCACTTGTACACTTTGATTGTCAAACCAGACAACACTTACGag GTTCTTATCGACAATGAAAAGGTTGAGTCTGGAGAACTTGAAGCCGACTGGGACTTTTTGCCACCCAAGAAAATCAAGGACCCGAATGAGAAGAAACCCGAAGACTGGGATGACCGTGCTACCATTCCCGACCCAGAAGACACCAAACCCGAAGACTGGGACAAGCCTGAGACTATCCCCGACCCTGAGGCCACCAAACCAGAAGACTGGGACGATGAAATGGACGGAGAATGGGAACCACCAATGATCGACAACCCAGACTTCAAAGGTGAATGGAAGCCAAAGCAAATTGACAACCCAGCTTTCAAAGGACCATGGCTCCATCCTGAAATCGACAACCCTGAGTACGTTAAGGACGAAGAACTCTACAAGAAAGACGAAGTCTGCGCCATTGGTTTCGATCTTTGGCAAGTCAAATCTGGAACCATCTTCGACAACGTTCTCATCACTGATGAACCAGAAGCCGCCAGCAAATTTGCCGAAGATGTTTGGAAACCAAActtt GAAGGTGaaaagaaaatgaaagaaGCTCAAGATGAGGCTGAAAGAAAATCAATGGAAGCGGAGAAACCAGAAGCCCCAGAAGaggatgatgatgaagatgatgatgatgcgGATGACGAAGACAACACCGTACCAGAAGTTGAG GA